The Pseudarthrobacter defluvii DNA window CTCAAGGCCGGGGAATCGCGAACGTCGTCGCTTTGAGGTTTGAAAGCCGCCCCGAGCACGGTGATTCGCTGTCCTAGAAGTGATCCGCCGCAGAGTTCTCGTGTCAGTTCCACAACTCGAGTGCGTCTACGCATATTGATGGCGTCCACTTCGCGAAGGAAAGTCAAAGCCTGGTCCGCGCCAAGTTCGCCGGCCCTTGCCATAAAGGCCCTAATGTCTTTCGGGAGACAACCGCCACCGAACCCGATACCCGCGTTCAGGAATTTGCGACCTATTCTGTCGTCCATGCCAATGGCGTCGGCCAATAGGGTCACGTCAGCGCCAGCAGCATCACAGAGTTCGGCCATGGCATTGATGAAAGATATTTTCGTTGCCAAGAATGAGTTGGCGGCAGTCTTCACCAACTCGGCCGTCGGCAAATCTGCGACGAGCCGAGGAATGCCCTTTTCGAGCGGGGTAGCGTAAACACGGTCCAAGACCTGAACGCCATGATGTTCCTCTACGCCGCCCGCAACACCATAGACGAGTCTGTCGGGGCTAAGCGTGTCAGAGACGGCATGCCCCTCCCGGAGGAACTCGGGATTCCACAAGAGGTGAGCCTCCGGGCGGGCCTCTTTCACAATTTCGGCCAGCCGCGTGGCTGTCCCAACCGGGACTGTCGATTTTCCCACTACGACGTCCCCGGGCGAGATATATGGTAGGAGACCCATTAGAGCTGCATCTACATACGTCAAGTCAGCGGCATTCTCGCCCTTCTTCTGTGGAGTCCCAACGCAGATGAAGTGCACGGCGCTTCCCTCCGCAGCACCCATATCAGTGCTAAACGAAAGTCGCCCTGTCTCCTGCA harbors:
- a CDS encoding UDP-glucose dehydrogenase family protein; the protein is MRISVIGCGYLGAVHAACMAKLGHEVVGIDVDERKIAELAAARAPFFEPGLEELLREVQETGRLSFSTDMGAAEGSAVHFICVGTPQKKGENAADLTYVDAALMGLLPYISPGDVVVGKSTVPVGTATRLAEIVKEARPEAHLLWNPEFLREGHAVSDTLSPDRLVYGVAGGVEEHHGVQVLDRVYATPLEKGIPRLVADLPTAELVKTAANSFLATKISFINAMAELCDAAGADVTLLADAIGMDDRIGRKFLNAGIGFGGGCLPKDIRAFMARAGELGADQALTFLREVDAINMRRRTRVVELTRELCGGSLLGQRITVLGAAFKPQSDDVRDSPALSIAAQLQLQGAVVTVTDPEALGNAARRFPELHYEEATSTALKGADVLLLLTEWQDYRDLDPYETGTLVASQKILDGRNILDPSKWRAAGWTYRGLGRP